The region TCCTTATCTTGGGCATCGTTCTTAGTGACAATTTCAACAAATGTGTTTTGATTTTTTTCTCTCTTTAGCTCTTCGGTATAGAACCAGCTGTAGAAGGTTTGGGTGTTCAGACCACTTTCTCTGGCATAGGCCGCTTTACTCAATCCGCTTTCTTTCCACATTTGTTTGTGCAGTTCTTTATCCGATTCTGTAGTT is a window of Sediminispirochaeta bajacaliforniensis DSM 16054 DNA encoding:
- the tnpA gene encoding IS66 family insertion sequence element accessory protein TnpA yields the protein MKTTESDKELHKQMWKESGLSKAAYARESGLNTQTFYSWFYTEELKREKNQNTFVEIVTKNDAQDK